The stretch of DNA GGAGTAATCCCATATTCAGAAAGAACAATGACTCTAGCAGAACGCGATTCGTAGAATTGAATTAAGTCTTGACATACCGCGTCTATTTCTTGCAAGTCACGCGCGATCGCACCTATTTCTGTTCCTACCCTTTGTAAGCAGTAATCTAAGTGTGGTAGATAAACGAATGTTAGCGTCGGCGAAGACATTTCTTCAACGGCGATCGCAGCTTGTGCAATCCACTGCGTCGAGCGTATAGTTGTCTTTGGTCCCCAGAACTCAAATAAGGGAAAAGTTCCCAAACGTTTTTGCAACTGAAATCTTAATTGTGCAGGTTGCGTATAAATATCAGGAATTTTTCTGCCATCTGCGGGATACATCGGGCGCGGCGTGACCGAAATATCAACAGAGGAGTACATATTGTACCACCAAAAGAGATTCGCGCAGGTGAAACTAGGGTTTAAAGCGCGTGCCGCTTCCCAGATTTTTTGTCCTTGAACCAGCTTATTCGATTGTCGCCAAAACTTCACCTCACACTCGTCACGGAAGTACCAGCCATTGGCAACAACGCCGTGACCTTGAGGATACTTACCCGTTAAATAACTTGCTTGTACTGAACACGTTACTGCTGGTAATACGGGATTAATAGCTGCTATTTGTCCTGAGGCTACCCACTTTGATAAGAATGGCGCGTGTTTTAATAAACTAGGCGTTAATCCGACTACATTGAGAACTACGGTTTTGTGCATAAGACAAATTCTTTTATACTTAACGCTTATGACTTAGCGGTTGAAACCGCAGCTAAAAAATCAAATCCTGTCTTCGCAGGTTTCTGCAGACTTGGTATGTTAAGCAGTGATAGAAGTCGCTAGCTTTTGCAGTACCCATTCGTATTCTCGTTGAATTGAGGCGAGTAAATCGAGTTTCATGGCAGGTGGTAGTACATCCCAGGTGTAAGTTTCAATTTCTAAATGCTGACATGGTTGTTTCTCTATTAGGTTAAGAACATCAACAATATCATCCTGCGTAGATTGCAGCGTTTGATAATCTTGAATAAAAATAGGAACGTGAAAATGCGTTCGCCACTCTTGGGCGGTTGATTGTGCTAGGTAGGGTAATGCTGTGCTTAGATCGGGATAGTGGTGTAATGCACCATTACGCGATCGCGCGATAACTTGGTGTAGATATGTCGACTCGGCAAAGGAACTTAGTTTATCAGCGATAACTTGACGTTGGGTAATTTCTTCTGGTAAAAAAACTCGAATTGCGGCACTCAGTTGAATTTTACCAATAGAAATTCCTGCGGTTTGTAGACGTGTAAAAACTGATTGAGGTTTTTCGTACTCTACTGCAAAATGACAAGTGTCATAGCAAACGCGGATGTGTTCGCGTAACAGTGCTTCTGCACTAGTTTGAGAGATTCCTAAATTTTCTGTAAGATAGCTACCACCAATTGGTAATAGCCAAGAGTCAAAAAAATTAATGACTTCTGCTGTATTTTCGATTAATCCGTCCGGTTCAGGTTCTAAATCGAGATGTAGCAATTTTCCCGTTTGCTCGCGAATGCGGCTCATTTCTGCGGCGACGGTGGCTAGGTTACGAGTTGCATTTTTGAACGCATCATCTGTGCTAGCTTGTACAAACCAAGGTTTGTAAGACAAGGGTAGGGTAGATATTCCGCCATCGATACCTGCAGGTAATAACGTTGCGAGAATCTGAGTCAAATTTAATGTGTAATCGAGACGATCGCGCGATCGCCAATCGGGTGCATAGACTTTATCTTTGACGACTTGGTGATGAAATCCTCCGTAAGGAAAACCATTTAAGGTAAAGACATATAAGTTATTTTGCTGCAACCACGTTTGAAATTGAGCAAGGCGATCGCTTTCTAGCAATTCCCTGGCGGCTAAAGCTGCTAAGCGCAAACCAATCCCAAAAGGTTTGTCCGGTGCTAGCCTAGCTTTAAGTTCAGGAATATACTGCTCTAAATTCGCAAACACATCCTGCCAAGATTCCCCAGGATGAACATTTGTGCAATACGTCAGGTGAATATTTTTCAGTTGCATCTTTGATTGGATTTTTTAACCTTTAACAGCAGTTGAAACCGCAACCACATCAAGGAAACCTATCTTCACAGATTTTATGTCTTGGTATCATTTGTAGCGGTGAATTTATTCGCCAAGCTTGTTGTAACGTTGCAATAGCGCGATCGCGCGTTCATACATCAATAAATCAACGCGATGCACTTCAACGCCTTTACCGATTTTTTCTAGCAGCATCAGCGTTAATTCTCCCCCTAAGTGTTCTTGAAACTCCTGCAATCCTCGGAAAATACAATTAGGATGTTCGAGTTGATGCAATTGTGCAGCTAATTCTGGAACGTATAAACTAAACCCTAATGCTTGGAGTGTCTCTAAAATCTGCTGCCAATCTGACTTAGTAAGTAATCCAATTAAATAAGAATAGGTGCTATCCAACGCAATTCCAATCGCAACAGCTTCGCCATGACGTAGGTTGTAATTTGTCAGATGTTCGAGTTTGTGAGCTACCCAATGTCCAAAATCTAAAGGGCGTGAGGAACCTTTCTCAAACGGATCGCCGCTCGTGGCAATATGCTCTAAGTGCAATTGAGCGCAGCGATAAATTAACTGTTGCATTACCTGCAGATCGCGTCGTGCAATCTTCTTTGTATGAGTTGTAATGAAATCGAAAAAATCTGAATCTTTAATTAGTGCAACTTTCACAGCTTCAGCAATTCCAGAACGCCAGTCGCGGTCATCCAGCGTTGTGAGAAAATCAAAATCGTTCAATACTGCGAATGGTGGGGCAAAAGTTCCCAAGAAATTTTTCTTGCCAAAGGCATTGATGCCATTTTTGACACCGACGCCCGAATCATTTTGCGCCAATACTGTTGTGGGAACGCGAATCAAACGAATTCCTCGATGTGCAGTGGCTGCGGCATATCCTGCCATATCTAATACTGCACCGCCACCGATGGCGACGACATACGAATGGCGACACAATCCAGCACGATCGATGATTTGGTGAAGGTGTGCGACTAATTGAGGATCGTTCTTGGCTGCTTCGCCACCAGGGACGATCGCTGGCGGCTTAACAAGTATTAATGCATCGCGATAAAACTCAGCATAGGTAGCTAATTTATCGAGTAGTGCAGGGTGATGATGCAATAAACCTGCGTCAATGACTGCTAACACTTTTTTTGGACTATTCTCAGCAGTAAGAACTTGTGCGAAAAGAGGATTATCTAACTCGAACAGCCCTTTTGTAAAATGAACGTCGTAATTAAATGTCACAGGCACGCATTGCTTGAGCGAACGCACGTTAGATGCACCTTTTATCCCAATTGTCATAATCGTGATGAAATTAAGTAACAGCAAAAATTCGAGCTAAGCTTAGTGAAATAGGCAGTAAACCTAAAACTAGCAAGCCGTAGAGTAAACCTGCAAAACCTGCGGCGATCGCGGCGTCTAAAACGATCAGCGACAACACACCTGCTTTAACTGCGGTACGAATATTTTCCGGAGTTGCTTCGCGCCAGGCTTGCACAAAAGCGGGAATAACACGCCAAGCAAATAATGCAACAAACGGTAAAGTGGCAAGTGTTTGATATTCTGGCAATAGTTCTAGCGTTAAAACTCCACTGATAACTCCTGCAATCAGTAGCAATGCTGCAATTCCAGTTTGGTGATTTCCCCCGCGAACTTCACCTTGGCTAATCGCGGTAATCGCAGCAATATAAGCAATCGGAATTAATGCTAAAAACCACAGGTGTTCTACTACCGCCGGTACTGCACTCACACCGAGTAGCAGATTACCGCCGCGACAGACTCCCATATTAATGGGACCAAAAACGACATAATGTTTGCTAAATGCATCGTAAACAAGCGCGGCAATAGCAACTGTCACAGCAATGACAAGGCTTGTTAGCGAAACTTGGGCAGCTGCAATAATACCAATAATCAAGAGAAAAGTGCCTAACGCGATCGCATTTTGTTTAGTAATCCTACCACTAGGTATCGGTCGCTCTGGGCGTTCGCGCGCGTCTAACTCCGCATCAAAGACATCATTAAAAACAACGCCACCACCATACAAACCACTCGTTGCGAGTAACAGACAGATCAATGGCATATTGACTTGTGACGATAGTACTGAACCAGATGCTGCAAACCCGACTAAAATATCTGCCCAAGCCGTGATAATATTCGCAGGGCGCATGAGTTGCAAATAAGCCCAAATCTTTTGGCTTTTCGCTGCTTGCAACATGAGTATCTCTCTCAATGGTAATGGGGGTAATGGGTAATTGGTATGAGTGATTAGTTACTAGTCACCCTTCACCTGGAATGACCATTTTGTTAACACTAATCAACCGGATTTGATACAAACGCATTTCTTACTCAATTAAGATTTGATCGCGGCTAGTTTCAACGACAGGAGTTTGTCCGCGCAAGACTGAGTTACCGTAGTAAAGTTCGCGTTGATCGATGGTTGATGTTAGCCAGTCACTTTCACTAAATTGATTGCTTTGGCTGTATGCTGCGAGGGCGTTTTCGTAACATACTGCCCTAACTTGTGCTTCAGGAATTCCGCGCTCTAGCATCAGTTGTGCGGTTTTCGGTACAGCGA from Chroococcidiopsis sp. TS-821 encodes:
- a CDS encoding alkaline phosphatase family protein, translated to MHKTVVLNVVGLTPSLLKHAPFLSKWVASGQIAAINPVLPAVTCSVQASYLTGKYPQGHGVVANGWYFRDECEVKFWRQSNKLVQGQKIWEAARALNPSFTCANLFWWYNMYSSVDISVTPRPMYPADGRKIPDIYTQPAQLRFQLQKRLGTFPLFEFWGPKTTIRSTQWIAQAAIAVEEMSSPTLTFVYLPHLDYCLQRVGTEIGAIARDLQEIDAVCQDLIQFYESRSARVIVLSEYGITPVNRAVSLNRVLREHGYLAIREELGRELLAPGASTAFAVADHQIAHIYISDRTKIADLQQLIEQVPGVDFVLGAEGKAAYHLNHPRSGELVAVAAPDAWFTYYYWLDDNKAPDFARTVDIHRKPGYDPVELFVDPTIRWQQLKVAKILLQKQLGFRTLMDIIPLDASLVKGSHGRLPKSTDEAPLLATHATNLLPSTSLDAVDIYDVILSHLQQDG
- the eboE gene encoding metabolite traffic protein EboE, whose amino-acid sequence is MQLKNIHLTYCTNVHPGESWQDVFANLEQYIPELKARLAPDKPFGIGLRLAALAARELLESDRLAQFQTWLQQNNLYVFTLNGFPYGGFHHQVVKDKVYAPDWRSRDRLDYTLNLTQILATLLPAGIDGGISTLPLSYKPWFVQASTDDAFKNATRNLATVAAEMSRIREQTGKLLHLDLEPEPDGLIENTAEVINFFDSWLLPIGGSYLTENLGISQTSAEALLREHIRVCYDTCHFAVEYEKPQSVFTRLQTAGISIGKIQLSAAIRVFLPEEITQRQVIADKLSSFAESTYLHQVIARSRNGALHHYPDLSTALPYLAQSTAQEWRTHFHVPIFIQDYQTLQSTQDDIVDVLNLIEKQPCQHLEIETYTWDVLPPAMKLDLLASIQREYEWVLQKLATSITA
- a CDS encoding 3-dehydroquinate synthase → MTIGIKGASNVRSLKQCVPVTFNYDVHFTKGLFELDNPLFAQVLTAENSPKKVLAVIDAGLLHHHPALLDKLATYAEFYRDALILVKPPAIVPGGEAAKNDPQLVAHLHQIIDRAGLCRHSYVVAIGGGAVLDMAGYAAATAHRGIRLIRVPTTVLAQNDSGVGVKNGINAFGKKNFLGTFAPPFAVLNDFDFLTTLDDRDWRSGIAEAVKVALIKDSDFFDFITTHTKKIARRDLQVMQQLIYRCAQLHLEHIATSGDPFEKGSSRPLDFGHWVAHKLEHLTNYNLRHGEAVAIGIALDSTYSYLIGLLTKSDWQQILETLQALGFSLYVPELAAQLHQLEHPNCIFRGLQEFQEHLGGELTLMLLEKIGKGVEVHRVDLLMYERAIALLQRYNKLGE
- the eboC gene encoding UbiA-like protein EboC (EboC, a homolog the polyprenyltransferase UbiA, belongs to system of proteins involved in the trafficking of precursor metabolites to an extracytoplasmic compartment so that the biosynthesis of certain natural products, such as scytonemin, can be completed.) — translated: MLQAAKSQKIWAYLQLMRPANIITAWADILVGFAASGSVLSSQVNMPLICLLLATSGLYGGGVVFNDVFDAELDARERPERPIPSGRITKQNAIALGTFLLIIGIIAAAQVSLTSLVIAVTVAIAALVYDAFSKHYVVFGPINMGVCRGGNLLLGVSAVPAVVEHLWFLALIPIAYIAAITAISQGEVRGGNHQTGIAALLLIAGVISGVLTLELLPEYQTLATLPFVALFAWRVIPAFVQAWREATPENIRTAVKAGVLSLIVLDAAIAAGFAGLLYGLLVLGLLPISLSLARIFAVT